One region of Polynucleobacter sp. SHI8 genomic DNA includes:
- a CDS encoding formate dehydrogenase accessory sulfurtransferase FdhD, which produces MNSYRPQLSNEALPLTHQIQVIDEKGRIQDIEIPGERPLTIYLDKKEVVTLMTLGGAPEALTLGYLRNQRLVTSITDIQSIQVDWETDSVAVKTNVSPESVAQRTEKKTVTSGCGQGTMFGDFMSELEALQIPEDVYLSQGHIEKVIDCIRTHPSIYKKAGSVHACAVFKNNEDGPELVYFIEDVGRHNAVDAISGLMWLDQMSGEQLIFYTTGRLTSEMVIKGGQMGIPFLLTRSGVTQMGLSLAKQIKMTIMARCSGEHFLVYEGANRIQFRAPSQTA; this is translated from the coding sequence ATGAACTCTTATCGTCCCCAGCTTTCGAACGAAGCACTACCATTAACTCATCAAATTCAGGTGATTGATGAAAAGGGGCGAATCCAAGATATTGAAATTCCAGGTGAGCGTCCCTTAACCATTTACCTTGATAAAAAAGAAGTGGTGACATTGATGACTCTTGGAGGGGCACCTGAAGCCCTAACTTTAGGATATTTAAGAAATCAGCGCCTAGTTACATCGATCACTGATATACAGAGTATTCAGGTGGATTGGGAGACGGACTCCGTCGCTGTTAAAACCAATGTTTCACCAGAGTCAGTCGCACAACGAACAGAGAAAAAAACGGTCACCTCTGGATGTGGTCAAGGGACCATGTTTGGGGACTTTATGAGTGAGCTAGAAGCACTTCAGATACCAGAAGATGTTTATTTATCTCAGGGACATATTGAAAAGGTGATTGACTGTATTCGCACCCATCCTTCTATTTATAAAAAAGCTGGATCAGTGCATGCCTGCGCTGTATTTAAAAATAATGAAGATGGACCAGAGTTGGTTTATTTCATTGAGGATGTTGGACGTCACAATGCAGTCGATGCGATTTCAGGACTCATGTGGTTAGATCAAATGTCAGGTGAGCAATTAATTTTTTATACAACTGGAAGATTGACGTCTGAGATGGTCATTAAGGGCGGACAAATGGGGATACCATTTTTGCTCACTCGCTCAGGAGTTACGCAAATGGGACTGTCTCTTGCAAAACAAATTAAAATGACCATCATGGCCCGTTGTTCTGGAGAACATTTTTTAGTTTATGAAGGTGCAAACAGAATACAATTTAGAGCACCAAGTCAAACCGCGTAA
- a CDS encoding DUF3306 domain-containing protein: MSNFFKRWSDLKQSQTKSLPIETPTEEQTEVKETLSPEVLDQQLVKDLEEKSITESVGPTLDDVERLNKDSDFSSFVNADVGEDVHHAAMKKLFSDPHYNIMDGLDIYIGDYSKEDPLPPGMLEKMVQSSMLGLFNKVEEKLPDLVLSENQPNLDVNEQALQVNHAEMEDVSQENQEDQITMTKGLSDDSDTRL; this comes from the coding sequence ATGAGTAACTTTTTCAAGCGTTGGTCAGACTTAAAACAATCACAGACTAAGTCACTACCTATTGAAACACCAACTGAAGAGCAAACTGAAGTCAAAGAAACTTTGAGCCCCGAAGTGCTTGATCAACAGCTTGTCAAGGATTTAGAAGAAAAATCTATCACTGAAAGTGTTGGACCAACTTTAGATGATGTAGAGAGACTAAATAAAGACTCCGATTTTTCTTCATTTGTGAATGCTGATGTGGGGGAAGATGTGCATCATGCCGCCATGAAAAAACTGTTTTCCGACCCGCATTACAACATCATGGATGGCTTAGATATCTATATTGGTGATTATTCAAAAGAAGATCCATTGCCACCGGGAATGTTAGAAAAAATGGTTCAGTCTTCCATGTTAGGTTTGTTTAACAAGGTAGAAGAAAAATTACCGGATCTTGTTTTATCAGAAAATCAACCCAATCTTGATGTAAATGAACAAGCTCTACAAGTTAATCATGCAGAAATGGAAGATGTTTCGCAGGAGAATCAAGAGGACCAAATAACGATGACTAAAGGATTATCTGATGACTCGGACACTCGTCTGTAG
- a CDS encoding 4Fe-4S binding protein gives MTRTLVCSCNHTMPLEDAFFKKYVEGHEKIYDGLCRQEIGAFIKEVAGDETIVVACTQERELFNAISMQSEKPLVAPIQFINIRETAGWGRDSQKALPKIATLLELAKLPAPEPLPTVSYDSTRGRVCIIGPGKTAFALAQELAQDLAVTVIVNDRAILPIQKNYMIVNANIQEVSGFLGKFKVSWQSSNPIQLDLCTRCGACIDACPEQAIDESFQIDMQACKSHQECEKACGAIGAIQFQKKDTLLEDEFDVIVDLHPESCMKMPEPPKGYFFTGLDPIKQAQVVNQVNNSIGEFEKPRFFAYQEKICAHGRNGQVGCNACIDICSTQAITSIFEAGKGRVSVNPHLCMGCGACATACPSGAMTYANPTVPYLGTKFKTMVDTFAKTAISGASPTVLFHSGVEGGDQWINALGRASKLHSKKINGIPAQVIPISLHHIASTGIDLWLGMLTHGVAEIAILASGEESPQYLGMLKDQIKISSEILLGLGYQERIHLIEMSATKKPEHLEDLILLDQSLSQLQSQECLVPSASFAFAKEKRATLEMSLEHLLEHAPLALGEDEAIPLSSASCIGGLAINQDSCTLCMSCVSACPEGALLDHLEIPQLGFIEKNCVQCGLCQITCPENALTLQPRLKTIEQRKTRVTLNETKPFHCIKCAKPFATEKMMETMLAKIGGHPAFSGEAQKRLKMCSDCRVIDMMQS, from the coding sequence ATGACTCGGACACTCGTCTGTAGCTGTAATCACACAATGCCTCTAGAGGATGCTTTTTTTAAAAAGTATGTAGAAGGTCACGAAAAAATTTATGATGGATTATGCCGACAGGAAATTGGCGCATTTATTAAAGAAGTTGCTGGGGATGAAACCATTGTGGTCGCTTGCACACAGGAGCGTGAACTATTTAATGCCATTAGCATGCAATCTGAAAAACCCTTGGTTGCACCGATTCAGTTTATCAATATTCGTGAGACAGCAGGTTGGGGACGAGACAGTCAAAAGGCATTACCGAAAATAGCCACCCTTCTGGAATTAGCTAAGTTACCAGCACCAGAGCCATTGCCAACGGTTAGTTACGACAGTACCCGAGGTCGGGTATGCATTATTGGACCGGGTAAAACAGCATTTGCTTTGGCACAAGAACTTGCACAGGATTTAGCGGTGACCGTGATTGTGAATGATCGTGCAATATTGCCAATACAAAAGAATTACATGATCGTCAATGCAAATATCCAAGAGGTCTCGGGATTTTTGGGGAAATTTAAAGTTTCGTGGCAGTCCTCTAATCCTATTCAATTAGATTTATGTACACGTTGTGGAGCGTGCATTGATGCTTGCCCAGAACAAGCGATTGATGAAAGTTTTCAAATTGACATGCAAGCTTGTAAATCACATCAGGAATGTGAAAAAGCTTGTGGCGCTATTGGCGCGATTCAGTTTCAGAAAAAAGATACTCTTTTGGAAGATGAATTTGATGTGATTGTTGACTTGCACCCTGAGTCTTGCATGAAAATGCCAGAGCCACCCAAAGGATACTTCTTTACTGGCTTAGATCCTATAAAGCAAGCGCAAGTAGTGAATCAGGTCAATAACTCCATTGGTGAATTTGAAAAGCCCCGTTTTTTTGCTTATCAAGAAAAAATTTGTGCACATGGACGTAATGGCCAAGTGGGGTGTAATGCTTGTATAGACATTTGTTCTACACAGGCAATTACCTCCATCTTTGAGGCTGGTAAAGGCCGAGTCAGTGTTAATCCCCATTTATGTATGGGCTGTGGAGCTTGTGCTACGGCATGTCCCTCTGGGGCGATGACCTATGCAAACCCAACCGTGCCGTATTTAGGTACAAAATTTAAAACCATGGTTGATACATTCGCTAAGACAGCGATTTCTGGCGCCTCTCCAACAGTACTCTTTCATTCGGGAGTGGAAGGGGGAGATCAGTGGATCAATGCTTTAGGTAGAGCATCTAAACTACACTCCAAAAAAATCAACGGAATCCCTGCGCAAGTCATTCCAATATCTCTTCATCACATTGCTTCTACAGGAATCGATCTATGGTTAGGGATGTTGACCCATGGCGTTGCAGAAATAGCGATCTTAGCTAGCGGCGAGGAATCGCCCCAGTATCTTGGTATGCTCAAAGATCAAATCAAGATTAGTTCAGAGATTTTGCTTGGCTTGGGGTACCAAGAAAGAATTCATCTGATTGAGATGAGTGCCACTAAAAAGCCAGAGCATCTTGAAGATCTTATCTTGTTAGATCAATCGCTATCGCAACTTCAATCTCAAGAGTGCTTGGTTCCATCAGCTAGTTTTGCCTTTGCAAAAGAAAAGCGCGCCACCTTAGAGATGTCTTTAGAACATTTGCTTGAACATGCCCCACTTGCTCTTGGGGAAGATGAAGCTATACCACTCAGCTCTGCCTCTTGCATCGGCGGTCTTGCAATCAATCAAGACTCTTGCACACTTTGTATGTCGTGTGTGAGTGCCTGCCCTGAGGGGGCGTTACTCGATCATTTAGAGATTCCACAATTAGGCTTTATTGAAAAAAATTGCGTACAGTGTGGCTTGTGCCAAATCACTTGTCCAGAGAATGCACTGACCTTGCAGCCTAGATTAAAAACGATTGAGCAACGTAAAACACGCGTCACTTTAAATGAAACAAAACCGTTTCATTGCATTAAATGCGCCAAACCGTTTGCTACCGAAAAAATGATGGAAACCATGTTGGCCAAAATTGGTGGGCATCCAGCATTTTCGGGGGAAGCACAAAAGCGCTTAAAAATGTGTAGTGATTGCCGTGTGATTGACATGATGCAATCTTAA
- the apbC gene encoding iron-sulfur cluster carrier protein ApbC, with protein MLQLSSEQVMEVLKGVIDPNTKKDLVSSKAIKNIKVDGDEVMFDVVLGYPSKSQFDLIRKACIGAVRELPGVKNVSVNISMEIVSHAVQRGVKLLPEVKNIIAIASGKGGVGKSTTAVNLALALSTEGARVGILDADIYGPSMPMMLGISGRPDSYAENSIEPMQGHGLQVSSIGFLIEEDSPMVWRGPMVTSALEQLLRQTNWQQLDYLIVDMPPGTGDIQLTLSQKVPVTGAVIVTTPQDIALLDARKGLKMFEKVGIPILGIVENMSTYVCPSCGHTEHIFGTGGGEKMCKDYQVPFLGSLPLNLSIREQSDAGRPPVVAEPDSAISASYKAIARQVAIQIANMSKDMTSKFPSIVVQNT; from the coding sequence ATTTTGCAGCTTTCAAGCGAACAAGTAATGGAAGTTTTAAAAGGTGTTATCGACCCCAATACCAAAAAAGATTTGGTTAGTTCCAAAGCGATTAAAAACATCAAAGTGGATGGTGATGAGGTCATGTTTGACGTTGTACTAGGATATCCATCTAAAAGCCAATTTGATCTCATTCGCAAAGCTTGTATTGGGGCTGTTCGAGAATTACCAGGAGTAAAAAATGTGAGCGTGAATATCTCGATGGAGATTGTTTCACACGCCGTTCAAAGAGGCGTCAAACTCTTACCCGAAGTAAAAAATATTATTGCTATCGCCAGCGGTAAAGGTGGTGTTGGAAAATCCACTACAGCAGTCAATCTTGCTCTAGCTTTATCCACTGAAGGTGCAAGAGTTGGCATTTTAGATGCCGATATTTATGGCCCAAGTATGCCCATGATGTTGGGCATCTCCGGAAGGCCTGACTCCTATGCAGAAAACTCGATTGAACCGATGCAAGGTCATGGTCTTCAAGTCAGTTCCATTGGTTTTTTAATTGAAGAAGATAGTCCGATGGTATGGCGAGGACCGATGGTTACTTCTGCACTAGAGCAATTATTACGACAAACAAATTGGCAGCAATTGGATTATTTAATTGTAGATATGCCACCTGGTACAGGAGATATTCAATTAACATTGTCACAAAAGGTACCAGTAACAGGTGCTGTGATTGTTACAACCCCTCAAGATATTGCATTATTAGACGCTAGAAAAGGTCTTAAGATGTTTGAAAAGGTCGGAATTCCAATTTTGGGCATTGTGGAAAATATGAGCACTTATGTTTGTCCAAGTTGCGGCCATACGGAGCATATTTTTGGGACCGGTGGTGGCGAAAAAATGTGTAAAGATTATCAAGTGCCATTTTTGGGCAGTTTGCCACTTAATTTATCCATTCGTGAGCAGTCAGATGCTGGGCGTCCGCCCGTAGTTGCTGAGCCTGATAGTGCAATTAGTGCAAGTTATAAAGCCATTGCAAGACAAGTAGCCATTCAGATTGCAAATATGTCAAAAGACATGACTAGTAAGTTTCCAAGTATTGTGGTTCAAAACACTTAA
- a CDS encoding molecular chaperone TorD family protein: MTENHPQTSLDLDTNLSPEDLARADLYGLLALLFYEAPSTELLEKIAQFGQDVEVGQQDEASLLHGPWLDLVEMAKDSRAQDWQEEYENAFIGVGKQEIFLYGSYYLTGFLNEKPLAALRGDLQKLGLQASSDITETEDHIACLCEVMRYLIAGEDLGVCNLTQQKIFFDQHIRTWSSELFETLQNHPNLKYYALVGALAGTFFAIEGQAFDML, encoded by the coding sequence ATGACAGAAAACCATCCGCAAACATCTCTAGATTTAGATACTAATTTATCCCCTGAGGATTTGGCGAGAGCCGATTTATATGGCTTACTTGCTTTATTGTTTTATGAAGCACCGTCCACAGAACTTTTGGAAAAAATCGCACAATTTGGTCAAGATGTCGAAGTTGGGCAGCAAGATGAAGCATCCTTGCTACATGGACCATGGCTAGATCTGGTAGAGATGGCAAAAGATTCCAGGGCCCAAGATTGGCAAGAAGAGTATGAAAATGCGTTTATTGGCGTTGGAAAACAAGAGATTTTTTTATACGGATCGTATTATTTAACAGGTTTTTTAAATGAAAAACCCTTGGCTGCCTTGCGTGGCGACCTACAAAAATTGGGCTTACAAGCCTCATCAGATATTACTGAAACCGAGGATCACATTGCTTGTTTGTGTGAAGTCATGAGGTATTTGATTGCGGGAGAAGATTTGGGTGTTTGTAATCTCACTCAGCAAAAAATCTTTTTTGACCAACACATCCGCACATGGTCTAGTGAGTTATTTGAGACCCTTCAAAATCATCCTAATTTAAAATATTACGCCTTAGTTGGAGCGCTAGCAGGTACCTTTTTTGCAATCGAAGGTCAGGCTTTTGACATGCTCTAG
- a CDS encoding formate dehydrogenase subunit gamma: MNHFKQLLASFMVVFVCSMLGFAHAQTLAPKVESANIMDVEKGSDAKAQRERAVTQPANNAPMWRAVNSDEAHYVSIPNKEAGVLIQKSGQDWRLLRNGVITVFGGWLLVLVVSAIAALYFMKGAIKLNEPPTGRKIERFTALERLVHWTMAYSFVTLAITGLFILFGKHVLMPIIGHSVHGIILFIFKNVHNIVGPLFTVSIVVFFVMVVKDNLPQKGDWAWIKSGGGIFGHVDAARFNAGEKIYFWLGMTALGTIVAGSGWVLDMIVPGLEYWRGTMQVANIVHVISAILIMVFVMGHIYIGTIGTEGALDGMKTGYCDESWARQHHGIWLDDINSGKIPASREPENAPLSNIAKKIVRTTT; encoded by the coding sequence ATGAATCATTTCAAACAATTACTTGCAAGTTTTATGGTGGTATTCGTTTGTTCAATGCTTGGTTTTGCTCACGCGCAAACACTCGCCCCAAAAGTTGAATCTGCAAACATTATGGATGTAGAAAAAGGGTCTGATGCAAAAGCGCAGCGGGAACGTGCAGTAACTCAACCAGCAAACAACGCTCCTATGTGGCGTGCCGTGAATTCTGATGAAGCGCACTATGTTTCAATTCCAAATAAAGAAGCGGGCGTTTTGATTCAAAAGTCAGGTCAAGATTGGCGCTTGTTGCGTAATGGCGTCATTACTGTGTTTGGTGGGTGGCTCCTTGTTTTAGTTGTTTCAGCTATTGCAGCGCTCTATTTTATGAAAGGTGCAATCAAACTGAACGAACCCCCAACTGGCCGAAAAATTGAGCGTTTCACTGCTCTTGAGAGATTAGTACATTGGACAATGGCTTATAGTTTTGTCACATTAGCCATAACAGGTTTATTTATCTTATTTGGTAAACATGTCTTGATGCCAATTATTGGACACTCTGTGCATGGCATTATTTTGTTTATCTTTAAAAATGTACACAATATCGTTGGACCACTGTTTACCGTAAGCATTGTTGTATTTTTTGTGATGGTAGTAAAAGATAACTTACCGCAAAAAGGCGACTGGGCTTGGATAAAATCTGGTGGTGGAATCTTTGGACACGTTGATGCCGCAAGATTCAATGCCGGTGAGAAAATCTACTTTTGGTTAGGTATGACAGCACTTGGTACCATTGTTGCAGGCTCAGGTTGGGTCTTAGATATGATTGTTCCTGGCTTAGAGTATTGGCGTGGCACTATGCAAGTTGCTAATATCGTGCACGTTATTAGCGCTATCCTCATTATGGTGTTTGTGATGGGCCATATCTACATTGGTACCATCGGAACTGAAGGTGCCCTTGATGGTATGAAAACCGGTTACTGTGATGAATCTTGGGCAAGGCAGCATCATGGTATTTGGTTAGATGACATCAATTCTGGAAAAATACCTGCTTCACGCGAACCAGAAAATGCACCTTTAAGTAATATTGCGAAGAAAATAGTAAGGACAACAACATGA
- a CDS encoding formate dehydrogenase subunit alpha, whose product MNLTRKSSSRAASSQHFVQHLARGLDNIIPTMDRRAFLKRSGLGVGVGIAGSQLTLVKKADAMGSKPNPGGEKGIVVKRTVCSHCSVGCAVDAVVENGVWTRQEAVFDSPINMGAHCAKGAALREHGHGEHRLKYPMKLVDGKYKRISWDTALEEITAKMKQLKADNGPDSLFFIGSSKHNNEQAYLLRKFVSFFGTNNTDHQARICHSTTVAGVANTWGYGAMTNSYNDMQNAKAALYIGSNAAEAHPVSMLHLLHAKENGCKVIVVDPRYTRTAAKSDQYVRIRSGSDIPFLYGVLYHIFKNGWEDKDYLKARVHGMDQIKKEALEKWDPKTVEEACGVPEAQVYQVAETMAKNRPSTLVWCMGQTQHTTGNAIVRMSCLVQLALGNVGKSGGGTNIFRGHDNVQGATDVGPNPDSLPGYYGLAAGSWKHFAKVWDVDYDWIKAQYSPGMMEKSGTTVSRWVDAVLEKNELIDQPSNVKGLFFWGHAPNSQTRGVDMQRAMDALELLVVVDPYPSATAGMAAMTIEGSTPVANRQVYLLPAATQFETSGTCTASNRSIQWREKVINPLFESVPDHVLMQAFADRLGFGTELSKNFKMMDSKFAGKDWKEPQIESILTEINRSCWTIGYTGQTPDRLKAHMRNMHLFDPKTLKSKGGVDKETGYDTTGDYFGLPWPCWGTAELKHPGSPNLYDTSKTVMDGGGNFRANFGVEKDGVSLLADDGSYSKDADIKTGYPEFDHVLLKKLGWWSDLTEAEQKAAEGKNWKTDLSGGIQRVVIKVHNCHPFGNAKARAVVWNFPDPIPKHREPLYGNRPDLTAKYPAQGDKKAFWRLPTLYKTVQDKNIADKVYEKFPIVLTSGRLVEYEGGGEETRSNPWLAELQQENFVEINPKAAADRGIKNNDYVWVKSPTGAKIKVRAMVTNRVDAEHAFIPFHFSGWYEGKDMLKYYPEGAAPIVRGEPVNNVTTYGYDTVTMMQETKTTVCQIEKFA is encoded by the coding sequence ATGAATCTGACACGTAAATCCAGTAGTCGCGCTGCTTCTTCGCAGCATTTTGTACAACATTTAGCAAGAGGCCTTGATAACATCATCCCAACCATGGACCGTCGTGCTTTTTTAAAGCGCTCAGGTTTAGGTGTTGGAGTTGGTATTGCTGGCTCACAATTGACATTAGTGAAAAAAGCCGATGCCATGGGCTCTAAACCCAATCCAGGTGGAGAAAAAGGTATTGTTGTTAAACGTACCGTCTGTTCTCATTGCTCAGTAGGTTGTGCAGTAGATGCCGTGGTTGAAAATGGTGTTTGGACAAGACAAGAGGCCGTGTTTGACTCTCCTATCAATATGGGAGCCCACTGTGCCAAAGGTGCCGCCTTGCGTGAGCATGGTCATGGCGAGCATCGTCTCAAATATCCAATGAAGTTAGTTGATGGCAAGTACAAGCGCATCTCATGGGATACTGCCCTTGAAGAGATTACTGCCAAGATGAAGCAACTCAAGGCTGACAATGGACCTGATTCATTGTTCTTTATTGGTTCATCAAAGCACAACAATGAACAAGCTTATTTACTTCGTAAATTTGTATCATTCTTTGGTACCAACAATACCGATCACCAAGCGCGAATTTGCCACTCTACTACGGTAGCTGGGGTAGCGAATACTTGGGGTTACGGTGCCATGACGAATAGTTACAACGATATGCAAAATGCCAAAGCCGCTTTGTATATTGGCTCGAATGCTGCTGAAGCACATCCAGTATCTATGTTGCACTTGCTACATGCCAAAGAGAACGGTTGTAAGGTAATCGTTGTTGATCCTCGCTACACAAGAACAGCCGCCAAGTCTGATCAATATGTACGGATTCGTTCTGGTAGTGATATACCGTTTTTGTACGGTGTTTTGTATCACATCTTCAAAAATGGTTGGGAAGATAAAGACTATTTGAAGGCTCGTGTTCATGGCATGGATCAAATTAAAAAAGAAGCTTTAGAAAAGTGGGACCCTAAGACAGTTGAAGAGGCATGTGGCGTTCCTGAGGCGCAGGTCTATCAAGTGGCTGAAACGATGGCAAAAAATCGCCCATCAACACTTGTATGGTGTATGGGACAAACTCAGCATACAACGGGTAATGCCATCGTTAGAATGTCTTGCCTTGTGCAATTGGCATTAGGTAATGTTGGAAAATCTGGTGGTGGTACGAATATTTTCCGTGGTCACGATAACGTGCAAGGTGCAACAGACGTTGGCCCTAATCCAGATTCGTTGCCGGGCTATTACGGTTTGGCAGCAGGCTCATGGAAGCACTTTGCTAAAGTTTGGGATGTAGATTACGACTGGATTAAGGCGCAGTACTCACCTGGCATGATGGAGAAATCTGGAACGACGGTTTCTCGTTGGGTAGATGCAGTTCTTGAAAAGAATGAACTCATCGATCAACCTAGTAATGTAAAAGGTCTGTTTTTTTGGGGTCATGCACCGAACTCACAAACGCGTGGTGTGGATATGCAAAGAGCGATGGATGCACTAGAGCTCTTAGTAGTGGTTGATCCATACCCAAGTGCTACTGCAGGTATGGCTGCGATGACGATTGAGGGATCTACGCCAGTCGCCAATCGCCAAGTCTATTTGTTGCCGGCTGCAACACAATTTGAAACATCCGGAACATGTACTGCTTCGAATCGTTCGATTCAATGGCGTGAAAAAGTCATTAACCCACTCTTTGAGTCTGTTCCTGACCATGTGTTGATGCAAGCTTTTGCTGATCGACTTGGATTTGGAACTGAGTTATCGAAAAACTTCAAGATGATGGACTCTAAATTTGCTGGCAAAGATTGGAAAGAGCCACAAATTGAATCGATCCTCACAGAAATCAATCGTTCTTGCTGGACCATTGGTTACACAGGTCAAACCCCTGATCGCCTTAAGGCGCATATGCGTAACATGCATCTCTTCGATCCTAAGACATTGAAGTCAAAAGGTGGAGTGGATAAAGAAACTGGGTATGACACTACGGGTGATTATTTTGGTTTGCCATGGCCATGTTGGGGTACCGCCGAACTTAAACATCCAGGATCGCCAAACCTTTATGACACAAGTAAAACAGTGATGGATGGTGGTGGTAATTTCCGCGCCAACTTTGGTGTGGAAAAAGATGGCGTTAGTTTGTTGGCTGATGATGGGTCTTACTCAAAAGATGCCGACATCAAAACTGGTTATCCTGAGTTCGATCACGTCTTACTGAAAAAACTCGGATGGTGGTCAGATTTAACTGAAGCTGAACAAAAAGCAGCTGAAGGCAAGAACTGGAAGACTGACTTATCTGGAGGTATCCAGCGTGTGGTGATTAAAGTACATAATTGTCATCCATTTGGTAACGCAAAAGCTCGTGCAGTTGTTTGGAACTTCCCAGATCCGATTCCGAAACATCGTGAGCCTTTGTATGGTAACCGCCCAGATTTAACCGCAAAATATCCTGCGCAAGGTGATAAAAAAGCCTTCTGGAGATTACCGACATTGTATAAAACAGTACAAGACAAGAATATTGCGGACAAGGTTTATGAGAAGTTCCCAATTGTTCTTACTTCAGGTCGTTTAGTGGAGTATGAAGGTGGTGGTGAAGAAACTAGATCGAATCCTTGGCTTGCTGAATTGCAACAAGAAAACTTTGTTGAAATTAATCCAAAAGCTGCAGCTGATCGCGGAATTAAAAATAACGATTATGTCTGGGTTAAAAGTCCAACAGGGGCAAAGATCAAAGTTCGAGCAATGGTGACCAACCGAGTCGATGCTGAACATGCCTTTATTCCGTTCCACTTCTCAGGCTGGTATGAAGGCAAAGATATGTTGAAATACTATCCAGAAGGTGCTGCCCCAATCGTTCGTGGTGAACCTGTGAATAACGTGACAACCTATGGTTATGACACAGTGACGATGATGCAAGAGACCAAAACGACAGTATGTCAAATTGAAAAATTTGCCTAA
- a CDS encoding DUF3305 domain-containing protein, translated as MGIKLAVVMRHQPIENPWITHQWVLEEVSVDMGQFAEYTIQEAFAVDQIRAYRLSDNHQGCRWLFTGFDLDVYVDEAEGYFLNVSSEKPCWFVMWRLEEIPSLEEATAVPHRVMLSYNEAARLLDGGEQVDQIALDPLILESLQQFVAENYRPQVKKRHRPESFKGAARGVDQKAP; from the coding sequence ATGGGAATCAAGCTTGCCGTCGTGATGCGACATCAACCAATAGAAAATCCCTGGATTACACATCAATGGGTTTTGGAAGAGGTGAGTGTTGATATGGGGCAATTTGCCGAATACACGATTCAAGAAGCTTTTGCTGTAGATCAGATTCGTGCATATCGACTGTCCGATAATCATCAGGGTTGCCGGTGGCTTTTCACAGGATTTGATCTTGATGTCTACGTCGATGAGGCAGAAGGTTATTTTTTAAATGTCAGTAGTGAAAAACCATGTTGGTTTGTCATGTGGCGTTTGGAGGAAATACCTTCGCTAGAAGAAGCGACTGCAGTTCCTCATCGAGTGATGTTAAGTTACAACGAAGCAGCCAGACTTCTTGACGGAGGAGAGCAAGTAGATCAAATTGCACTTGACCCACTCATCTTGGAGTCACTTCAGCAATTTGTTGCAGAAAATTACCGTCCACAAGTGAAAAAAAGACATCGACCAGAATCATTTAAAGGCGCAGCTCGTGGCGTAGATCAAAAGGCGCCATAA
- the fdh3B gene encoding formate dehydrogenase FDH3 subunit beta, whose product MARMKFICDTERCIECNGCVTACKNEHEVPWGVNRRRVVTINDGEIGAEKSLSVACMHCSDAPCMAVCPVDCFYKTDEGVVLHNKDTCIGCGYCSYACPFGAPQFPSQGTFGMRGKMDKCTFCAGGPEEHGSQAEFEKYGRNRLAEGKLPACAEMCSTKALLAGDGDVVSDIFRNRVTHRQSNGKAAGGDVFGWGTAYGMPKKDAAPAAGAKS is encoded by the coding sequence ATGGCAAGAATGAAATTTATATGTGACACAGAGCGTTGTATTGAATGTAACGGCTGTGTCACAGCTTGTAAAAACGAACACGAAGTACCTTGGGGCGTGAATCGTCGTCGTGTTGTTACGATTAACGACGGTGAAATTGGCGCAGAAAAATCCCTTTCTGTCGCTTGTATGCACTGTTCAGACGCACCTTGCATGGCAGTATGTCCTGTAGATTGTTTCTACAAAACAGATGAAGGTGTTGTATTACATAACAAAGATACCTGTATAGGTTGTGGATACTGCTCCTATGCATGTCCGTTTGGCGCGCCTCAATTCCCAAGCCAAGGAACATTTGGGATGCGCGGCAAAATGGATAAGTGTACGTTCTGTGCCGGCGGTCCTGAAGAGCATGGTTCACAAGCTGAGTTTGAAAAATATGGCCGTAACCGTTTAGCTGAAGGTAAGTTACCTGCTTGTGCAGAAATGTGTTCAACCAAGGCGCTATTAGCTGGTGATGGTGATGTGGTTTCAGATATTTTCAGAAACCGTGTTACACATCGTCAAAGTAATGGTAAAGCTGCGGGTGGAGATGTATTTGGCTGGGGTACAGCTTACGGTATGCCGAAGAAAGATGCTGCTCCTGCTGCTGGAGCAAAATCATGA